From a region of the Mycobacterium intracellulare ATCC 13950 genome:
- a CDS encoding NAD(P)H-dependent flavin oxidoreductase, whose translation MPLRTRLTEFFGIEQPVLLAPMALVSGGRLAAAVTGAGGLGLLGGGYGDPEWLQREFDNADSARIGCGFITWSLAGNPRALDIALAHQPAAIMLSFGDLRPFADRIHAAGVPLIAQVQNLDQARRAVDAGAEVIVAQGSEAGGHGMSGRTTFTLVPEVVDFVAERSPDTLVAAAGGVVDGRGLAAALALGADGAVVGSRLWASPEALVSPRAQRRAVAACGDDTVRTRVYDVVRRLDWPAGYDARALGNAFLATWHGREPELTAQLPQAVADYEKSVAAEDFDTAAILTGEGVGRVRNVRPAADIVADMVAEAAHILNRRARA comes from the coding sequence GTGCCGTTGCGGACCCGCCTGACGGAATTCTTCGGTATCGAGCAGCCCGTCCTGCTCGCGCCGATGGCCCTGGTCTCCGGGGGTCGGCTCGCGGCGGCGGTGACCGGGGCGGGCGGCCTGGGCCTGCTCGGCGGGGGCTACGGCGATCCCGAATGGCTGCAGCGCGAATTCGACAACGCCGACAGCGCCCGGATCGGTTGCGGGTTCATCACCTGGAGCCTGGCGGGCAACCCGCGGGCGCTCGACATCGCGCTCGCCCACCAACCCGCGGCGATCATGTTGTCCTTCGGCGACTTACGGCCGTTCGCCGATCGCATCCACGCGGCCGGCGTCCCGCTCATCGCTCAGGTGCAAAACCTCGACCAGGCGCGCCGGGCCGTGGACGCCGGGGCGGAGGTCATCGTCGCGCAGGGCAGCGAAGCCGGCGGACATGGAATGAGCGGGCGGACGACGTTCACATTGGTGCCCGAGGTGGTCGATTTCGTGGCCGAACGCTCACCCGACACGCTGGTGGCGGCCGCCGGCGGCGTCGTCGACGGCCGCGGATTGGCGGCCGCGCTGGCGCTGGGCGCCGACGGCGCGGTCGTGGGTAGCAGGTTGTGGGCGTCGCCGGAGGCATTGGTGTCACCGCGTGCGCAGCGGCGGGCCGTCGCGGCCTGTGGCGACGACACCGTGCGCACCCGGGTCTATGACGTTGTGCGCCGCCTCGATTGGCCCGCCGGATACGACGCGCGGGCGCTGGGCAACGCGTTCCTCGCCACCTGGCACGGTCGCGAACCCGAGCTGACGGCCCAGCTACCCCAAGCGGTCGCCGACTACGAAAAATCCGTTGCCGCAGAGGATTTCGATACCGCGGCGATCCTGACCGGCGAAGGCGTGGGACGCGTTCGCAACGTCCG